A DNA window from Bos mutus isolate GX-2022 chromosome 11, NWIPB_WYAK_1.1, whole genome shotgun sequence contains the following coding sequences:
- the CYP1B1 gene encoding cytochrome P450 1B1, which yields MATGLSPDDHLSPTLLSVQQTMLLLLLSVLAAVHVGQWLLRQRRRQPGSAPPGPFAWPLIGNAASMGSAPHLLFARLARRYGDVFQIHLGSCRVVVLNGERAIRQALVHQSAAFADRPPFASFRLVSGGRSLAFGQYSESWKAQRRAAHSTMRAFSTRQPRGRRVLEGHVVGEVRELVELLVRRSAGGAFLDPRPLTLVAVANVMSALCFGCRYSHDDAEFLELLSHNEEFGRTVGAGSLVDVLPWLQRFPNPVRTAFREFEQLNRNFSNFVLDKFLRHRESLRPGAAPRDMMDAFIHSAGADSGDGGPRLDVDYVPATVTDIFGASQDTLSTALQWLLVLFTRYSEVQARVQAELDQVVGRHRLPTLEDQPRLPYVMAFLYEAMRFSSFVPVTIPHATTANASVLGYHIPKDTVVFVNQWSVNHDPVKWSNPEDFDPTRFLDKDGLINKDLTGSVMVFSVGKRRCIGEEISKMQLFLFISILAHQCNFKANPDEPSKMDFNYGLTIKPKSFKINVTLRESMELLDSAVQKLQVEKECQ from the exons ATGGCCACTGGCCTCAGCCCGGACGATCACCTGTCGCCGACCCTTCTGTCGGTCCAGCAGACCATGCTCCTTCTGCTGCTCTCGGTGCTGGCCGCAGTGCACGTGGGCCAGTGGCTGTTgaggcagcggcggcggcagccGGGCTCCGCGCCCCCCGGTCCCTTTGCTTGGCCGCTGATCGGAAATGCGGCGTCAATGGGCTCGGCGCCGCACCTCTTGTTCGCACGTCTGGCGCGGCGCTACGGCGACGTCTTCCAGATCCATCTCGGCAGCTGCCGGGTGGTGGTGCTGAACGGCGAGCGCGCCATCCGCCAGGCGCTGGTGCACCAGAGCGCGGCCTTCGCCGACCGGCCGCCTTTCGCCTCTTTCCGCTTGGTGTCCGGTGGCCGCAGCCTGGCTTTCGGCCAGTACTCGGAGAGCTGGAAGGCGCAGCGGCGCGCGGCGCACAGCACGATGCGAGCCTTCTCCACGCGCCAGCCGCGCGGCCGCCGGGTCCTCGAGGGCCACGTGGTAGGCGAGGTGCGGGAGTTGGTAGAGCTGCTGGTGCGCCGCAGCGCGGGCGGCGCCTTCCTAGACCCGCGGCCACTGACCCTGGTGGCCGTGGCCAATGTCATGAGCGCTCTGTGCTTCGGCTGCCGCTACAGCCACGACGACGCCGAGTTCCTCGAATTGCTCAGCCACAACGAGGAGTTTGGGCGCACTGTGGGCGCGGGCAGCCTGGTGGACGTGCTGCCCTGGCTGCAGCGCTTCCCTAACCCCGTGCGCACTGCCTTCCGTGAATTCGAGCAGCTCAATCGCAACTTCAGCAACTTCGTTCTAGACAAGTTCCTGAGGCACCGCGAAAGCCTCCGGCCCGGGGCCGCCCCCCGCGACATGATGGACGCTTTCATCCACTCGGCGGGGGCTGACTCTGGCGATGGTGGCCCGCGCCTGGACGTAGACTACGTGCCGGCCACGGTCACAGACATCTTCGGCGCCAGCCAGGATACTCTCTCCACCGCGCTGCAGTGGCTGCTCGTTCTCTTCACCAG GTATTCGGAAGTGCAGGCGCGGGTACAGGCAGAACTGGATCAAGTGGTGGGTAGGCACCGGCTGCCCACCCTGGAGGACCAGCCCCGCTTGCCCTACGTCATGGCCTTTCTTTATGAAGCCATGCGCTTCTCCAGCTTTGTGCCCGTCACCATTCCGCACGCCACCACGGCTAACGCTTCCGTCTTGGGCTACCACATCCCCAAGGACACGGTGGTGTTTGTTAACCAGTGGTCCGTGAATCATGATCCGGTGAAGTGGTCGAACCCAGAGGACTTTGACCCAACCCGATTCTTGGACAAGGATGGCCTCATCAACAAGGACTTGACGGGCAGCGTGATGGTTTTTTCTGTGGGCAAACGGCGGTGCATCGGGGAAGAGATTTCTAAGATGCAGCTGTTTCTCTTCATCTCCATCCTTGCTCACCAGTGCAATTTCAAGGCCAATCCAGACGAGCCTTCGAAAATGGATTTTAATTACGGCCTGACCATTAAACCCAAGTCATTTAAAATCAATGTGACTCTCAGAGAGTCTATGGAGCTCCTTGATAGTGCTGTCCAAAAGTTACAAGTGGAGAAAGAGTGCCAGTGA